One stretch of Streptomyces sp. R21 DNA includes these proteins:
- a CDS encoding transposase family protein: MGVLSALKDALFPNAVGMAPDRLTEMSGVVVAEAHSTVPELACPDCATASRRVHSPYGRRLAEYPVGGRRVVVKLEVRRFFCDAPDCRRSTFVEQVEGLTTRYARAGPGVKTLWRSVALAAGGHPGMRLCRSLEVPTGRARLLGQLQAPDVPVAIPPTARSATPEPATSARRVTTAVSGPGTTVSSPRTPVAATKRVSTLPTSS; this comes from the coding sequence ATGGGGGTTCTGTCCGCGTTGAAGGACGCACTGTTCCCGAACGCCGTGGGGATGGCGCCGGACCGGTTGACCGAGATGAGCGGGGTCGTTGTGGCCGAAGCCCACAGCACCGTACCGGAGTTGGCGTGCCCGGACTGCGCGACCGCCTCGCGCCGGGTGCACAGCCCTTATGGGCGGCGACTGGCCGAATACCCGGTCGGCGGGCGCCGCGTGGTGGTGAAGCTGGAGGTCCGGCGGTTCTTCTGCGACGCCCCCGATTGCAGACGGAGCACGTTCGTTGAGCAGGTCGAGGGCCTGACTACGCGTTATGCCCGTGCCGGGCCCGGGGTGAAGACGCTGTGGCGCTCCGTTGCGCTCGCAGCGGGCGGGCACCCGGGCATGCGGCTGTGCCGCTCGCTGGAGGTGCCCACCGGCCGGGCCCGGCTGCTCGGCCAGCTGCAGGCGCCCGACGTTCCGGTTGCGATCCCGCCCACGGCACGCAGCGCGACCCCGGAACCGGCCACGAGCGCACGTCGGGTCACCACCGCCGTGTCCGGTCCGGGCACGACGGTCAGCAGCCCGAGGACACCGGTCGCGGCCACGAAGCGGGTCAGCACGCTGCCGACCTCCTCCTGA
- a CDS encoding RNA polymerase sigma-70 factor has translation MIDARDEPDPYLEHRRLLFATAYRMLGSVTDAEDVLQDTWLSWSTADRDTVRHPKAYLVRTVTNLSLNRLTSARATRETYVGPWLPEPLLTSPDIAAETELADSVSTAMLVVLETLSPVERAVFLLREVFGYSHAEIAETLERPEPTVRQIAHRAREHVQARRPRFDADQTRRRQVTAQFMEACAGGDLNAVMELLAPEVTAWSDGGGKVTAARRPLHGTDHVARWIVGFLAKPELAALTMEPAVINGELGVLATLGGHTVGALSFDLVDGRIQNLRFQVNPEKLSGLTPDNSLALLRSVQP, from the coding sequence ATGATCGACGCCAGGGATGAGCCGGACCCGTACCTCGAACACCGCAGGCTGCTGTTCGCCACCGCCTACCGCATGCTGGGCAGCGTCACCGACGCCGAGGACGTCCTCCAGGACACCTGGCTGAGCTGGAGCACCGCGGACCGCGACACGGTTCGCCACCCCAAGGCCTACCTGGTGCGCACGGTCACCAACCTCTCGTTGAACCGCCTCACCTCCGCACGGGCGACCCGCGAGACCTACGTCGGGCCGTGGCTCCCCGAGCCCCTGCTGACCTCCCCCGACATCGCCGCGGAGACCGAACTGGCCGACAGCGTCTCCACCGCGATGCTGGTCGTCCTGGAAACCCTAAGCCCCGTCGAACGCGCCGTCTTCCTGCTCCGCGAGGTCTTCGGCTACTCGCACGCCGAGATCGCCGAAACCCTCGAACGTCCCGAGCCGACAGTCCGCCAGATTGCCCACCGCGCACGCGAGCACGTCCAGGCCCGCCGCCCCCGCTTCGACGCCGACCAGACCCGGCGTCGGCAGGTCACCGCCCAGTTCATGGAGGCCTGCGCGGGCGGCGACCTGAACGCCGTCATGGAACTGCTCGCCCCCGAGGTCACCGCCTGGTCCGACGGCGGCGGCAAGGTCACCGCTGCCCGCCGCCCCCTCCACGGCACCGACCACGTCGCGCGCTGGATCGTGGGTTTCCTGGCCAAGCCCGAACTGGCCGCCCTGACCATGGAGCCGGCCGTCATCAACGGCGAGCTCGGCGTCCTGGCCACCCTCGGCGGACACACGGTCGGCGCCCTCTCGTTCGACCTCGTCGACGGCCGCATCCAGAACCTGCGCTTCCAGGTCAACCCCGAAAAGCTCAGCGGCCTGACCCCCGACAACAGCTTGGCGCTGCTCCGAAGCGTTCAGCCCTGA